Proteins encoded in a region of the Candidatus Aegiribacteria sp. genome:
- a CDS encoding glycosyltransferase family 9 protein has product MPDKYPVLLVKTHAFGDALLCTPSVRELAGREETEFWVLTGDSAADVWERFPGIKKVFVAPVPPSGTGGYLKLLGWSVRNRKLLKNVKETLVFQGSPAIRRWVRYLTGATMRSSGGKPIGKWESVFPMSEKEFAGRSYSKTAGVIPDDWRPVFPVRKAEKEWVLKLRFPRPLFAIAAGGGKNPRDTVIEKRWLPDRFAIIIDRLSAAGFNIVLIGGEDDIKISEETSKLCRAAVIDMTGKTTWGQTAAIFDQCCGFLGVDSGSAHLAAARKIPSVVIFGPSSPQYLFAPGLIRPVKADIECSPCYSNSLFPGCVHEKAICMNSIETEEVWIAVQEVINENYGS; this is encoded by the coding sequence ATGCCGGATAAATATCCCGTTCTTCTGGTAAAGACGCATGCCTTTGGTGACGCATTGCTCTGTACTCCTTCGGTAAGAGAACTCGCAGGGAGAGAGGAAACGGAATTCTGGGTTCTTACAGGTGATTCAGCAGCGGATGTGTGGGAGCGATTTCCAGGAATAAAGAAAGTATTTGTGGCTCCAGTACCTCCCTCGGGCACCGGTGGTTACCTGAAGCTCCTGGGGTGGTCCGTCAGGAACAGAAAACTCCTGAAAAATGTAAAGGAAACACTGGTGTTTCAGGGCTCACCGGCCATCAGGAGATGGGTACGGTACCTTACGGGAGCAACTATGAGATCATCAGGCGGAAAGCCCATAGGTAAATGGGAGAGTGTATTTCCCATGTCTGAAAAGGAATTCGCGGGCAGATCCTACTCGAAAACAGCCGGTGTAATTCCAGACGATTGGCGACCTGTTTTTCCGGTAAGGAAAGCAGAAAAGGAGTGGGTTTTAAAGTTGCGCTTTCCCCGGCCTTTGTTTGCCATAGCTGCGGGAGGGGGGAAGAACCCCCGGGATACCGTAATCGAGAAAAGATGGCTTCCCGACAGGTTCGCGATAATAATTGACAGGCTCTCGGCCGCTGGATTCAATATCGTTCTTATCGGGGGGGAAGATGATATAAAGATTTCGGAGGAGACTTCGAAACTGTGCAGGGCCGCAGTAATCGACATGACCGGGAAAACAACATGGGGACAGACCGCGGCAATTTTTGATCAGTGCTGCGGGTTTCTGGGTGTAGACAGCGGATCCGCCCATCTTGCGGCGGCAAGGAAAATACCATCGGTTGTTATTTTCGGCCCGTCATCTCCGCAATACCTCTTTGCCCCGGGTCTTATCAGACCTGTCAAGGCTGATATCGAATGTTCGCCATGCTATTCGAACAGCCTTTTTCCGGGATGTGTTCATGAAAAGGCCATATGTATGAATTCCATTGAGACTGAAGAGGTCTGGATCGCAGTACAGGAAGTTATAAATGAGAATTACGGCAGTTAA